ATGATGCGAACCGTAGATCACCGCCGCGCCTCGGTGGTCGTCGGGCTTACAAAGGAACACCAAGCACCCGCGAAGGAGCCCCAAGCACGAGCAAAAGAGCCCCAAGTTGCCGCAAAGGGGCCTCAAGCACCCGCAAAAAAGCCCCAAGTAGCGGCAAAGGAGCCTCAAGCACCCGCAAAGGAACCCCAAGTACCCGCAAAGGATCCTCAAGCACCCGCAAAGGAGCCCCAAGTACCCGCAAAGGAGCACCAAGTACACGCAAAGGAGCCCCAAGCACCCGCAAAGCAGCCCCAACTACACGCTAAGGATCCTCAAGCACCCGCAAAGGAGGCCCAAGTAGCCGCAAAGGAGCATCAAGCACCCGCAAAGGAGCCCCAAGTAGCCGCAAAAGAACCCGTCGTTCCCGCAAAAGATACCGTTGAGCCCGACAAGGAGGACGACGCCGTGGTGATACTGGCCGATCCGCCCATCGAGACAATCACTATCGACACAGACGATAGCGACGATGACGGGGAGAAGGAGCAGGCAATAAAGGTACCTCTGATACTCTCCACGGATACACTGACAGTCACAGCCATTCCGGCATCCCCCAGACGCACATCCAcaccgaccagcagcagcaccagtaGCACGGGCACCAGTACCACTGGTGTCGCTTTGGGCATCCTGGAGAACTCGCGCAAGAAATCCCGAAAGAACTCTTCGACCAGTGCCAGCGGCATAACGTTATCTTCCTCGAGAAAGACCTCCCacggcagcatcagcatctcGAGTAGCAGCTCTTCGGCCAACAGCGATGTAGAGGAGGTTGCGGTGCCCGCCAAGAAGCGGAAGGAAGATTCGGAGACGCACACCAACACGAACACGCACGCGCACACGATAAGCATTGTCAAGGCAGAGTCTGTGTCCAACGAGGACTTTGAACGGTCGCTGCGGTGCGAGGAGACCCTTGCCAAATCGCCAGACGGCTCTGTCCCCTCTTCCTCCTCCGGCAGCAATAGATCCCAGGGGCCTCCTCCTCTGCCTCGCCCCACGCAGAATGGCGAGCACCCGCCCACGCACAAGACTCCTCTCGAGCTGGTTCTAAATCCTCCGTATGGGTCCAAGGCTGCCTTGATGAAGAAGGCAATGCTCAACCACATGCATATGCTGCGTTGGCGCGGCCAACATCCGGGCAGCCTGCACAACTCTTCGCTGCGCTTCGACATCAACCGCTACAGCCTGCTGCAGCTGAAGGAAAGATGTGAGCCGCGCAAGGGTCCCGCCAGCTACTTTGAGCGCGCCCTCTGCGACCGTCCCGGCCGGAGGCCCACCGACAGCCTCCATCCGTTGCTTTATCTGTGCCAGCGATGCAATTGCCATGGCCCTGCCGCTGATTTTCTGGCGCCACGTGAGTAATGGGGTTCCATCGGGCGTCCAGGTTCCAGGATTCATTTACTAATCTAATCGTTTCTCTTTGCCCACAGATTACTGCTCCGTGGGATGTGTGCGACGATCTCAAAAGCGACGCTTTCCCGGCACAAACATAGACCACAGCAAGGCCAAAAAAGCGCcatcgcagcagcagcgggccATTCGGCTGGAGCATCAGATGGAGCGGGCGCGGGAGAAGGTGGCCAAGAGGCCCTTCCGCTGGACCGAGTACATGGAGATGCACGGCCCCGAATTGACGGCGCCCATCCACCTGTTCCTCAATGCGTTTCCCCGCAACGCGAACTGCTTCGAACGTGGCATGAAGCTGGAGGCCATCGATCCGGAGAACTGTTCGCTGTTCTGCGTGTGCACCGTCGCGGAGGTACGAGGCTATCGCCTGAAGCTCAGCTTCGACGGCTACTCCAGCATGTACGACTTCTGGGTGAATGCCGACTCGCTGGACATCTTTCCGCCCGGCTGGTGCGAGAGCACAAACAGAATACTGCAGGCCCCGAGGGGCTACTGCTCGCAGCGGTGGAACTGGAGCCGCTATCTGGTGAAGACCAACGCGAAGGCGGCCCCCCGAGTTCTGTTCACGCACTTGAACCATACGCCGTATAAGCGCGAAAATCGATTTCGACGTGGTATGCATCTGGAGGCGGAGGACCTCAACGACACGGGAAAGATCTGTGTGGCCACGGTAGCGGACATACTAGACGAGCGCATACGAGTCCATTTCAATGGCTGGGACGATTGCTACGACTTCTGGGTGCACATCAGCTCCCCGTACATTCATCCCTGCGGCTGGCATGCCGGCCACCAGCAGCTGATTGTGCCCCCGAGCTACCACAACACGGTCTTCAGCTGGGAGGACTTCATGCGCCGCAAAGGCGGTATAGCGGCTCCCGAGGACCTATTCTCGCCGCGTCAGCCGATGGACTTTCAGGCGCGCATGAAGCTCGAAGTTGTGGATCAGCGCAATCCCTGCCTGATCCGTCCGGCCACAGTGGTTGTCCGGAAAGGGTTCCGCGTGCAGCTGCATCTGGACTGCTGGCCCAGCGAGTACTACTTCTGGCTGGAGGACGACAGCCCCGACTTGCACCCCATTGGCTGGTGCGAGGCCACTCAGCACGAGCTGGAGGCCCCGCCCGGATTCCTCCAGGCCCCGCCCCAGATGCCTTGCGATGTGAATGGCTGCCGCGGCTTTGGCAATGCCAAGCGCTTCAATCTCAACGTCCATGCGTTGCCCGAGTGCTGTCCCTATGCCCCGGAGAACTGGCGCCAGTGGCGCTCCAAAACGGTGAAGCCGGCGCGCGTGGCTCCACATGAGATCACTCGTGCGCCGCTCCGCGAGCAAATGAAGTTCTCGGTTGCGACGCCCCTGCCAGCGTATAGAGATGGGTTCATGCGGGAGCAGCCAGTGCTGGTCATCgatgagcaggaggaggaggaggaggaggacgacgatCAGATAGTCATCGATGAAGTTCAAATGGTCATCAATAAAGAGCGCATCGAGGAGGTGAGGCCCCAGGTGGTCGTACAGTTGGAGCCCAAAATTGAACCCAAACAAGGGACCCAGCCGAAACGCAGGGACACGATACCCAGATCCAAGACCGAGATCAAAGGGGAGCACAAGGTGATCAAAGAGGACCCACAGCCCAAGCAGAAGGAAAGGATACTCAAACGACAGGATGAAACGACAGCCAAAATAAAGGAAACGATGCCCAAACAGAAGGAAACGACAGCCAAACATAGGGAGACGATACCCAAAGCCAAGGAGGTAAAGTGCACCCTTAAAGAAACGAAGCCCACTCTGAAGGAGACAAAGATCCTTTCCAAGGATCCAAAACCCACTTGCAAGGAGACAAAACCCACTCCCAAAGACACAAAACCCAATCCCAAGGAGAAGAAAGCGAAACCAACTCCCAAAGAGACGGAAGCGAAATCCACAACCAATGGAAGGGAGTCGAAAGGAAGTACAAACCGAAAAGTGCAAGTGGAGGAGCCGGTGGATCCTCGTTGCATCACCATTGCCATGCCCATTGTCAAGGACTATGGGCCCCAGTTCGTGCGCAACTATCGTCTCTGGCAGAAGAACAGCGCCTTCGCGTTGAGCAAGATCCAGAGCAATCCGCTGTTCTGGACCAACTGGGATGTATACGAGTACGTTGAGCGTGCGCTCAACTCCCCCAGCATTGCGCAGACAATCTTCGACCAGGACATCGATGGTCGGGCGTTGCTCATGCTGGGGCGCGAAGACATGAGCGATCATCTGCTGCTGAAGAAGGGCCCCGCCGTGAAACTCTACTCGCACATTGTCAATCTACGCATTGCAGTGGTCTGCAAGTTCAATATGAACTGCACGGGCATGGACATTGGCAACTTCGAAGCTGTCGATGCAAAGAAAGAATGGGTCGAACCCAAGCAGAAGCCGATCGAGAAACACCCGCAGAAGGAGAAGCAGCCACAGCAGAAGAATCCTCAGCAGAAtataagcagcagcagcagcagcagtagcagcttTGACCTGGAAGAACAGTCGTCGAACAATGAGTTTGATGAGGATGACagtgacgatgacgatgaggatgaggatgacgATGACTGCGGCGAGGAAGAAGAAGAGGAAGTGGTAGAGGACATCGAGGTTGTAAGAGACAGTTTAAACAAACTGAAGGAAGAGCATCATCATGTCACTGCTGATGAGGAGGACGATGAGTTGGACAACGAGGATTTTCAGAGCATCAATCCCAACAGCTTGACCCACGATGACAATGACGATGATTCGGATTTGGTGATGCTGCCGCCGCTAAAGGCGCGCCATTGCATGAGTACGGCATCCTAGGCGTCCCGCCGCTCCCCTTCGCTTCGTTGATTAATTTATTCTAAGAAATTTTGTTGCATCAGCATATTGGCACACGTTTTCGCGTATTAATATTATAAAATAGTATTTAATTCTGTAAGCCCCAATCGTAAAGCGATAATTTTGATTTTAATTATATCCAAATCTCAATAAAAAAAACCGCCGACCCCCGCGTCTAAGCTCTGTACTGGCAGTCGTTCACGCTTGGCTTCTTCTTTACATCCGCTGGACATCCACAGGTTTTCGACGGGACCTTCTTCTCCACGACTCGAGGGCCCTTCGAATTGTTCGACTGCTTTTGTATTGGGGAACAGGGTTTGCAGCCCTTCTCCTGCTTCACCACGCATGCACAAACGTTCTCCTGCTTCACCACGCATCCTGAGGGGTTCTTTTGCGTCTCAACGAATCCAGAGACTTTCTGCTTGACAGCAAATAAATCCAGCTTGAGGTCTTGATTCGTCGCGACTCTGGAAATGTTCGAACGGCTCGACTGCTTCCACGAATTTTCCATACAAAGGCTCTCCTGCTCCTCTACGAAGCCAGAGCATGTGCTCTTGGATGTGCTAGATATGGCCTCCTCCGGCTTGGGCAAATCCGTTACACACTCGTCGTCTTCATCGTCCCCACTCGCTCGAATGGTTAAGGAGCCATCCACCGCGAAATAAACTTCCTCAAAGAGCCGGGCCACCTCAACGAACTGCTGGAAGCGCTCCATGTCGCAGTAGCTCAAGTTGTTGGCCACCTGGTACTTCTTGAGTGCGCATAGCAGCTCCTTGTCGGGTACGATCTCCTCGGCCTTCATGATGATCATCAGAGCCTTGAGCTCTCGCACGTTCAGCCGCAGGAATACATTCTCCTTCAACATTTTGGTGGCAATGGGAAGAATTTTCTGGCAGAAAGGAACGATTAATGAAATGGAAGAGGAGATATATTGTGAGACGATTTACCTTTGCTACCAGATCCATAATGACGGGGCTGTTGTGTTGATTGGCCAGATGAAATATCTGCAGGACGACCTCCATGGGCCAATCCTGTGCGGACAGCTTGGTGAGGTAGCAGTCGATAAAGTCGTACATTTTGTGCTTTATGGCCAGGAGCATGAGTTCGCCGCACATCTCCAGGTTGATGGCATTGCACACCTCGTAGGTGTAGATGTACAGGATGAGGGCCTCGTAGGCCTGGGGCGAGGCATCGTCCAAATCGATTACTCGATGGTTCCGCTCAAAGTTCGGCGATCTGCACAGTC
This region of Drosophila miranda strain MSH22 chromosome 2, D.miranda_PacBio2.1, whole genome shotgun sequence genomic DNA includes:
- the LOC108154753 gene encoding uncharacterized protein LOC108154753 — translated: MNCKLRRLDMLRSGQLSDCEVRVWYSDRNKRCHRVFSCHQFLLVSASEEFGRLCRSPNFERNHRVIDLDDASPQAYEALILYIYTYEVCNAINLEMCGELMLLAIKHKMYDFIDCYLTKLSAQDWPMEVVLQIFHLANQHNSPVIMDLVAKKILPIATKMLKENVFLRLNVRELKALMIIMKAEEIVPDKELLCALKKYQVANNLSYCDMERFQQFVEVARLFEEVYFAVDGSLTIRASGDDEDDECVTDLPKPEEAISSTSKSTCSGFVEEQESLCMENSWKQSSRSNISRVATNQDLKLDLFAVKQKVSGFVETQKNPSGCVVKQENVCACVVKQEKGCKPCSPIQKQSNNSKGPRVVEKKVPSKTCGCPADVKKKPSVNDCQYRA
- the LOC108154750 gene encoding uncharacterized protein LOC108154750; the encoded protein is MFPANGDSSKQNQLNRKMSIPNIAIIPRKGSEEMRFLPIAAMPTKSSSITMGHVQTIKNNNNNNNNSIHSALKSKLTMTPMNMNIVQSSGLKTTSIKPGGVAAAGPLIQLVPMSAVSATGGATNHHPSSSLMAILTPSVKTARKSSAPPHAHPHPHPQAQAVGIRPTPASMTSVSKVPNPSKVSFTINSSYGSTTVPASAISSGYRTANTEYPNTTTAKTAGPPAPVPASVSVSASGSRSASATAAVALPVPAPVTAPSQQQISRIGGGGQSSKQRSPFMLSKGAVDKLRFKFSQAGANPNAIIVSKALQQGSSAQAIGKNNLNPNPNSTASPSPSPVSDMPRDTTQAATVDKQIRSNGNCNSSNNSYIYPKTALPLPPAKGTLTPGHSTPTTATGRNNNKERDIKKKALPIVIGSTPKDMPKAPPHSRKMSPNPNPREITIQAVGNGPNNTESKPPTPQPPAPATNPPKVKRSKSFVSLKEVAMMRTVDHRRASVVVGLTKEHQAPAKEPQARAKEPQVAAKGPQAPAKKPQVAAKEPQAPAKEPQVPAKDPQAPAKEPQVPAKEHQVHAKEPQAPAKQPQLHAKDPQAPAKEAQVAAKEHQAPAKEPQVAAKEPVVPAKDTVEPDKEDDAVVILADPPIETITIDTDDSDDDGEKEQAIKVPLILSTDTLTVTAIPASPRRTSTPTSSSTSSTGTSTTGVALGILENSRKKSRKNSSTSASGITLSSSRKTSHGSISISSSSSSANSDVEEVAVPAKKRKEDSETHTNTNTHAHTISIVKAESVSNEDFERSLRCEETLAKSPDGSVPSSSSGSNRSQGPPPLPRPTQNGEHPPTHKTPLELVLNPPYGSKAALMKKAMLNHMHMLRWRGQHPGSLHNSSLRFDINRYSLLQLKERCEPRKGPASYFERALCDRPGRRPTDSLHPLLYLCQRCNCHGPAADFLAPHYCSVGCVRRSQKRRFPGTNIDHSKAKKAPSQQQRAIRLEHQMERAREKVAKRPFRWTEYMEMHGPELTAPIHLFLNAFPRNANCFERGMKLEAIDPENCSLFCVCTVAEVRGYRLKLSFDGYSSMYDFWVNADSLDIFPPGWCESTNRILQAPRGYCSQRWNWSRYLVKTNAKAAPRVLFTHLNHTPYKRENRFRRGMHLEAEDLNDTGKICVATVADILDERIRVHFNGWDDCYDFWVHISSPYIHPCGWHAGHQQLIVPPSYHNTVFSWEDFMRRKGGIAAPEDLFSPRQPMDFQARMKLEVVDQRNPCLIRPATVVVRKGFRVQLHLDCWPSEYYFWLEDDSPDLHPIGWCEATQHELEAPPGFLQAPPQMPCDVNGCRGFGNAKRFNLNVHALPECCPYAPENWRQWRSKTVKPARVAPHEITRAPLREQMKFSVATPLPAYRDGFMREQPVLVIDEQEEEEEEDDDQIVIDEVQMVINKERIEEVRPQVVVQLEPKIEPKQGTQPKRRDTIPRSKTEIKGEHKVIKEDPQPKQKERILKRQDETTAKIKETMPKQKETTAKHRETIPKAKEVKCTLKETKPTLKETKILSKDPKPTCKETKPTPKDTKPNPKEKKAKPTPKETEAKSTTNGRESKGSTNRKVQVEEPVDPRCITIAMPIVKDYGPQFVRNYRLWQKNSAFALSKIQSNPLFWTNWDVYEYVERALNSPSIAQTIFDQDIDGRALLMLGREDMSDHLLLKKGPAVKLYSHIVNLRIAVVCKFNMNCTGMDIGNFEAVDAKKEWVEPKQKPIEKHPQKEKQPQQKNPQQNISSSSSSSSSFDLEEQSSNNEFDEDDSDDDDEDEDDDDCGEEEEEEVVEDIEVVRDSLNKLKEEHHHVTADEEDDELDNEDFQSINPNSLTHDDNDDDSDLVMLPPLKARHCMSTAS